In one window of Opitutaceae bacterium DNA:
- a CDS encoding threonine/serine dehydratase, which yields MNFSDPGGWPDADALRSARLRIDGRIVRTPVLTSRTLDEKCGCRLFFKAENLQRVGAFKARGAANAVLSLPDSDAEAGVVTHSSGNHGAALAWAAASRGVPATIVMPETASRAKVENVRRYGGTIAFCRPTLEDREAVAARILTEAGGVLVHPFDDWRVIEGQATAAMEMLDEIPDLDAIVVPIGGGGLISGTCLAVGHAAPGVRVYGVEPENAAEAAAFINAGQRIEGYRIGPGIADGLMATLSPRTFAVIRERVEGIVTVSDAETIAAMRLVWMVLKSLVEPSAAVVVAALLEGRIPLQGQRVGVILSGGNVDLDRLPWPTQERVS from the coding sequence GTGAATTTCTCAGATCCAGGGGGATGGCCGGACGCGGATGCTCTGCGGAGCGCCCGTCTCCGGATCGATGGCCGGATTGTCCGCACGCCGGTCCTGACCAGCCGGACCCTCGATGAAAAGTGCGGTTGCCGACTCTTCTTCAAGGCGGAGAACCTGCAGCGGGTCGGGGCTTTCAAGGCGCGTGGTGCGGCCAATGCCGTGCTCAGCCTGCCCGACTCGGACGCGGAGGCCGGGGTGGTCACGCATTCTTCAGGCAACCACGGGGCGGCCCTGGCCTGGGCGGCGGCATCGCGGGGGGTGCCTGCCACGATCGTCATGCCGGAGACGGCCTCGCGGGCCAAAGTGGAGAATGTCCGGCGTTACGGCGGCACGATCGCCTTCTGTCGCCCGACCCTGGAGGATCGCGAGGCCGTGGCGGCGCGGATCCTGACCGAGGCGGGCGGGGTGTTGGTTCATCCGTTTGATGACTGGCGGGTGATCGAGGGTCAGGCCACGGCCGCGATGGAGATGCTGGACGAGATCCCGGATCTTGATGCGATCGTCGTCCCGATCGGAGGAGGGGGGCTGATCTCGGGCACCTGTCTTGCCGTCGGCCATGCCGCGCCCGGGGTGCGGGTTTACGGGGTTGAGCCGGAGAACGCGGCCGAGGCGGCAGCGTTCATCAACGCCGGACAGCGCATCGAGGGTTACCGGATCGGGCCCGGCATCGCCGATGGATTGATGGCAACCCTCTCGCCGCGAACCTTTGCCGTGATCCGCGAACGGGTCGAAGGCATCGTGACGGTCTCCGATGCCGAGACCATTGCCGCCATGCGACTGGTCTGGATGGTGCTCAAGTCCCTGGTTGAGCCGTCGGCCGCCGTCGTGGTGGCCGCTCTCCTCGAGGGACGGATACCGCTGCAGGGTCAAAGGGTCGGGGTCATCCTGAGCGGGGGAAACGTCGATCTGGACCGCCTGCCCTGGCCCACTCAGGAGAGGGTGTCCTGA
- a CDS encoding alpha/beta fold hydrolase, producing the protein MREQPFTISIPKGFLSAVLHRARSKKIVILAHGHGGQKIETGRLFVHTARALTQSGINALRFDFFGSGESSGEFCEMTPNTEIDDLKRVISWARRQGFQSMGVLGLSFGGAVSICTAAQVKPGTIRSLVTWSSVPSFLTWRNEPDEPFARVLTNPNGHGRAFYSDRPSIDVPEAYRSLSIPKMQIQGDNDLPGFREQFSAFFSSAPQPRKHLVIPGANHTFDHWPHRKKVIRETVEWFQDTLS; encoded by the coding sequence ATGCGCGAACAACCGTTCACCATTTCCATTCCAAAGGGATTTCTCAGTGCCGTCCTGCACCGGGCTCGATCCAAGAAGATCGTCATCCTGGCCCACGGGCACGGCGGCCAGAAGATCGAAACCGGCCGTCTCTTCGTGCATACCGCACGCGCCCTGACCCAATCCGGCATCAATGCCCTGCGCTTCGACTTTTTCGGCTCGGGCGAAAGCAGCGGGGAATTCTGCGAAATGACGCCCAATACCGAGATCGATGATCTCAAACGGGTCATCTCGTGGGCCCGAAGGCAGGGATTCCAGTCGATGGGAGTCCTCGGCCTCAGCTTCGGCGGAGCGGTTTCCATCTGCACCGCAGCCCAGGTCAAGCCCGGGACGATCCGATCCCTGGTGACCTGGTCGAGCGTTCCGAGTTTCCTCACCTGGCGGAACGAACCCGATGAACCCTTTGCCCGGGTGTTGACCAACCCCAACGGTCACGGTCGCGCCTTCTATTCGGACCGACCTTCCATCGACGTGCCCGAGGCCTACCGGTCCCTCTCCATCCCGAAAATGCAGATCCAGGGTGACAATGATTTGCCCGGTTTCCGGGAGCAGTTCTCGGCCTTTTTCTCATCCGCGCCGCAGCCCAGGAAGCACCTCGTCATCCCCGGGGCCAACCACACCTTCGACCACTGGCCCCACCGGAAAAAAGTCATCCGCGAAACCGTCGAGTGGTTTCAGGACACCCTCTCCTGA